The following is a genomic window from Terriglobia bacterium.
ACCCGGAGTCATCCGGACGGATCTCAACTGGTTATGGGCGCGTCCTTCAGATCTCATTTTTCGAGTAACGCGGTCTTGTCTTCATGCGGCATCACGTTTGTCATCGACAGGTCCATGTCCAGCGGCAGAAGCAGAAGGCAATGGCCCGCGAGTGTCTCCTTTTCAACACCACCCACCAATATCTTCACCTGCTTGATCTCCGGAAGATTATAAATGAGGGAATCGACGATGGAATAGATCGTCGCCATTTCGTTCTCCACTCCGCCCGGATGATTCATGGCAATCGCATTCGAGAAATCCGCAAAGGCGATTCCCTGTTCGGAAATAAAGAGGTCCTGCAGCTTTGTGTCTTTAGGAAGCGATGGAAACATCTGGTC
Proteins encoded in this region:
- a CDS encoding GerMN domain-containing protein; the encoded protein is MPRHIKISLIVLGIGLAVALGFFVDVVGRVQSLMRSDKETEENPFKPPTQPLYAQGDPPLSVKVFFPAASGEVLLTAEDQTIFKSAELGNRARQILQKLQEGPHSDQMFPSLPKDTKLQDLFISEQGIAFADFSNAIAMNHPGGVENEMATIYSIVDSLIYNLPEIKQVKILVGGVEKETLAGHCLLLLPLDMDLSMTNVMPHEDKTALLEK